The nucleotide sequence acagtaacatactgtacacagtgctttatatttcctgtagcctcaacagaggacagtaggacactgtacacagtgctttatatttcatgtagcctcaacagaggacagtaggacactgtacacagtgctttatatttcatgtagcctcaacagaggacagtaacatactgtacacagtgctttatatttcctgtagcctcaacagaggacagtaacatactgtacacagtgctttatatttcctgtagcctcaacagaggacagtaacatactgtacacagtgctttatatttcatgtagcctcaacagaggacagtaacatactgtacacagtgctttatatttcctgtagcctcaacagaggacagtaggacactgtacacagtgctttatatttcatgtagcctcaacagaggacagtaggacactgtacacagtgctttatatttcatgtagcctcaacagaggacagtaacatactgtacacagtgctttatatttcctgtagcctcaacagaggacagtaacatactgtacacagtgctttatatttcctgtagcctcaacagaggacagtaacatactgtacacagtgctttatatttcatgtagcctcaacagaggacagtaacatactgtacacagtgctttatatttcctgtagcctcaacagaggacagtaacatactgtacacagtgctttatatttcctgtagcctcaacagaggacagtaacatactgtacacagtgctttatatttcctgtagcctcagaggacagtaacatactgtacacagtgctttatatttcctgtagcctcaacagaggacagtaacatactgtacacagtgctttatatttcatgtagcctcaacagaggacagtaggacacagtgctttatatttcctgtagcctcaacagaggacagtaacatactgtacacagtgctttatatttcctgtagcctcaacagaggacagtaacatactgtacacagtgctttatagttcctgtagcctcaacagaggacagtaacatactgtacacagtgctttatatttcaTGTAGCCTCAgaggacagtaacatactgtacacagtgctttatatttcaTGTAGCCTCAgaggacagtaacatactgtacacagtgctttatatttcaTGTAGCCTCAGAGGACAGTaggacacagtgctttatatttccTGTAGCCTCAACAGAGGACAGTAGGACACtttacacagtgctttatatttcctgtagcctcaacagaggacagtaacatactgtacacagtgctttatatttcctgtagcctcaacagaggacagtaacatactgtacacagtgctttatatttcctgtagcctcaccagaggacagtaacatactgtacacagtgctttatatttcctgtagcctcaccagaggacagtaacatactgtacacagtgctttatatttcctgtagcctcaacagaggacagtaacatactgtacacagtgctttatatttcctgtagcctcaacagaggacagtaacatactgtacacagtgctttatatttcatatagcctcaacagaggacagtaacatactgtacacagtgctttatatttcctgtagcctcagaggacagtaacatactgtacacagtgctttatatttcatatagcctcaacagaggacagtaacatactgtacacagtgctttatatttcctgtagcctcagaggacagtaacatactgtacacagtgctttatatttcctgtagcctcaacagaggacagtaacatactgtacacagtgctttatatttccTGTAGCCTCAACAGAGGACAGTAGGACACTGTACACAGTGCGTTATATCTCTGGTACACACAAGAAGTTTATAGACACGAGGGGAGGGTACATACAGTAAAGAGAATATACATGCAGGGCTTACTGGAAATCATAAACTTGTTAAATGTCTAAGAATACACAACACTAACAGTTGGCAGAAGCAAACAGAACATGTAAAAACCTTCTTGCTTTCTATTTCATATCTGAGTTATAAAGGGGAAGCACAACTTCAGCCCAAACAGGAATCATTACTATTATTACTGTGATCAGTTGCTAGCTATAGAAGACAGACTAGGCTTCTTAACTGAGACATCTACTCTGGGAAATGTTTTGAGAAAGAGCGAGTGAGAGacatttaattgaacctttatttaactaggcaagtcagttaaaaacaaattcttatttacaatgacggcctaccccggccaaaccctaacgacgctgggccagttgtgcactgccctatgggacttccaatcacatccggttgtgatacagcctggaatcgaaccagggtctgtagtgacggctctagcactgagatgcagtaccatagaccgctgtgccactcgggagcccaaactAGCACCATAATGGTAAAGTAAGTAATAAAATTACAGTACTTCACACAACAATTTGGATGGCATCTTTTCAAGAAACTACCAAAGAAGTTGGTAGACTGAAGCCAGGAATAAGTCTCAATCTCCCATGACCCAACAGTCATGTTATCAACATTTAACCACTAGCGCCATCTTGTGTCCATCCTGTGAAACTGCAGAAGCTCAAATCACAATTGAAAAATAGTCATGCATTTCAGAAAACAAAGACTTACCTACATATaggatattattttatttaaaaaagggttttacagtgaaatgttggCCAGCAATGCTGATTTGTTAGTTGTAAGCAATGTCATTTCTAAATAATCAAGGTGCAATTTTTCACGTTGATTCCTAAAAACTTTGATACTTGATTACCATTTCATTTGAATTTTGATTTAAGAACACTTTAACTGGTTATAGAATGGGATTAGTCTTTTGGTATTAAAAGGAGGGAATTGATTGTCTGTATTAATCCCATTTCCCTTTGAAACATCACACAGTCGCACTTGATTCGTAGACCTCAATTTCAGCAGGTCTACTTAGGCACTTTGAATATGTCAACAATAAAacaccttaaaaaaaaaaaacagatcaaTACACAAATCAACAGGAATAACAACATATTCCCAGGGGTTCTAAAATCAAGTGTCACCACTAGCAACAGGAAGTAGCATTACAATCCATAGAACCAAAAACGAATGACACAGTAAGAGTCATCCAGAAACGACCATGGCACAATAAAAACTTCTAGTCATGTGACCAGCACCTAATCTAGGGTAGAAGCCAATGAGCAATAGAAGCATACCCACGGCCATTCACCCTTGACAAGGAATCTAATCAAATTCATTCTGTATAAAAAAGACAGTGTAAAACATTGTGAAAATGAATCAAACAGGTGATGACAAGTTCATAGCAGTACAGTAGGAAGACAGTAGGAAGCCATGCAAATCACTCAACTGTTTGACCTGAAAGTGAGTCGACTGGATCACATCCTAAACTACAGTAGCAGCTCAGTTACTGCTTGTTTGGTACAGGGCCAGTATCCACAAAGTATCTCAgactgctgatctgggatcaggtccaCCCTCCTATTCATTACGATTGTAAAAGGTAAAACTGATCAGTACTCCCAACTCAGAGAGACTTTGTCTATACAGGCCCCGTTCTCAATTGGCAGTTTGATGagatgagaagagatgagagCAGAAGTTCCCGTGAGAATAAAGAAGACAAAAGGTTCAGTATCGCAGTTCACTGAGTGACACATTTATGTTCCCTCTAGCCTCCATTTAACTAGAGTGGAAAGAGGAGGTCATTTATCCATCGTTTAGTTATTAGAGTGGACAGCAAAGGTGATTTTGAGGCAGCCCAGTTCTTTTCCCATAGCTCCCAGCACTCCCTGTACCCTGTAGTGTCCGTTGGTCAGCCAATAGGGTAGGTCAATGTCAGGGAGGTAGAAGTCCGACTCTGGTAGCGTGTACATCCCCTTAGAACAGAAGGGAAATAGAGGTTTTAACCAATACACTTTCACTATGTCCCGAATGGCATCCAATTCcttagatagtgcactacttatgaccaaggcccatagggctctttCAAGGGTAGTGCACCTTGGTCAAAGTACTGTATATttaggaatagggtgtcatttgggacacagctccAGAGTGAAGCATGTTTTACTGTATAGAAAAGGTATGCACCCTTAGGAGACAGAAAATAGGTCATTTGAGCCCAATAGACATGAATTGAGTAAACATAAAAAATTATCTTTGAGAAAAACAGAATGAGTACTGAGCAACAGAACGTTAAGTGCACATGTTCAAAACATTCAGAGAACGTTTAATTTAAATTTTACTTTGTTGTTTGGCTAGCTGCTGTTCAACAAACACTCTGTTACCAATCATTCACAGTGCTATCAACAGACATTCATCACATTGCACTGAACAGAATACGAAAGAGGGAAGTAGCCTAAGCATTGACGACTGGAGGAACAGGTTCTTTCTTGGGGGTGGGTTCAAATGGCAACAAACGGAAGAAAAAGGACAGGCCTATAGAGGGACTAACAGGACCTGTCCATTAAGAAACGGCTGTGATCATTTGTCATTGCAAAACAGCTTCAAATGattgtgccctaatgaacacaaccataAATGATAGACTCACAGCTTTAAAGGGACAGTGGACAGGGGATGAACTACAGTATAGACTCACAGCTTTAAAGGGACAGTGGCAGGGGATGAACTACAGTATAGACTCACAGCTTTAAAGGAACAGTGGCAGGGGATGAACTACAGTATAGACTCACAGCTTTAAAGGAACAGTGGACAGGGGATGAACTACAGTATAGACTCACAGCTTTAAAGGGACAGTGGACAGGGGATGAACTACAGTATAGACTCACAGCTTTAAAGGAACAGTGGACAGGGGATGAACTACAGTATAGACTCACAGCTTTAAAGGAACAGTGGCAGGGGATGAACTACAGTATAGACTCACAGCTTTAAAGGGACAGTGGACAGGGGATGAACTACAGTATAGACTCACAGCTTTAAAGGGACAGTGGACAGGGGATGAACTACAGTATAGACTCACAGCTTTAAAGGAACAGTGGACAGGGGATGAACTACAGTATAGACTCACAGCTTTAAAGGAACAGTGGCAGGGGATGAACTACAGTATAGACTCACAGCTTTAAAGGGACAGTGGACAGGGGATGAACTACAGTATAGACTCACAGCTTTAAAGGAACAGTGGACAGGGGATGAACTACAGTATAGACTCACAGCTTTAAAGGGACAGTGGCAGGGGATGAACTACAGTATAGACTCACAGCTTTAAAGGAACAGTGGGCAGGTGATGAACTACAGTATAGACTCACAGCTTTAAAGGGACAGTGACAGGGGATGCCGTAGGTGTGTAGAGGTTCAGGACAGTCCTGTCCTGGCGGTATCAGCTGGTTGAGCAGGTCACAGCCGTCTGCATAGTGGCAGCTCCCGATCTCTTCCACACACGGCACCTTGACCCAGAACCCTGCCACCTCCTTCTCCAGTGTCACGTTCACCTAAGAGGAGAGaaatacagcaccagtcaaaggtttggacacacctactaattcaagggaatagaataatagtgaagacatcaaaactatgaaataacacatatggaatcatgtagtaaccataaaatatatttgagattctacaaagtaaccaccctttgccttgatgacagctttccatactcttggcattctctcaaccagcttcatgaggtagtcacctggaatgcatttcaattaacaggtgtgccttgttaagaagttaatttgtggaatttctttccttcttaatgcatttgagccaatcagttgggttgtgacaaggtaggggtggtatacagaagatagccctatttggtaagagATTGCTTAAGACATGAGgatcagtcaatacggaacatttcaagaactttgaacgtgtcaacaagtgcagtcgcaaaaaccaccaagcactatgatgaaactggctatcacgaggaccgccacaggaaaggaagaaccagagttacctctgctgtagagaataaagtcattagttaccagcctcagaaatcggcaattaactgcacctcagattgcagccagaggagactgtgtgaatcaggccttcatggttgaattgctgcaaagaaaccaatactaaaggacaccaataagaagagacttgatgggtcaagaaacacgagcaattgacattagaccagtggaaatctgtcctttagtctgatgtCCAAATGTGacattttttggttccaactgacgtgtctttgtgagacacagagtaggtgaacatatgatctccgcatgtgtggttcccaccatgaagcatggaggaggtgtgatggtgtaggggtgctttgctggtgacactgtcagtgatttatttagaattcaaggcacacttaaccagcattctgcagcgatacgccatcccatctggtttgtgcttagtgggactatcatttgtttttcaacaggacattgatccaacacacctccaggctgtgtaagggctatttgaccaagaaggaaagtgatggagtgctgcgtcagatgacttgacctccacaatcacccgactacaacccaattgagatgatttgggatgagctggaccaagaaaagcagccaacaagtactcagcatatgtgggaactccttcaagactgttggaaaagctttccaggtgaccacctcatgaagctggttgagagaattcaaagagtgtgcaaagctctcatccaggcaaagggtggttactttgaagaatattttgatttgtttaacactttttttggttactacatgattccatatgtgttatttcatagttttgacattGTCACtcttattctgcaatgtagaaatagtaaaaataaagaaaaacccttgaatgagacagcatgtccaaacttttgactgttactatatattttatttcacctttatttaaccaggtaagcaagttgagaacaagttctcatttacaattgcgacctggccaagataaagcaaagcagttcgacacataacaacacagagttacacatggaataaaacaaacagtcaataatacagtagaaaaacaagCCTATATACAaagtga is from Oncorhynchus masou masou isolate Uvic2021 chromosome 32, UVic_Omas_1.1, whole genome shotgun sequence and encodes:
- the LOC135526741 gene encoding ganglioside GM2 activator-like yields the protein MKNGIVVNVIMLCIVMQVNCALDFEKTRTAYTVKVFGFSWENCGKPDDPAVLKTLTLSPDPITVPGDLKASASGNTTVELAAPLAVNVTLEKEVAGFWVKVPCVEEIGSCHYADGCDLLNQLIPPGQDCPEPLHTYGIPCHCPFKAGMYTLPESDFYLPDIDLPYWLTNGHYRVQGVLGAMGKELGCLKITFAVHSNN